In Deltaproteobacteria bacterium, the following proteins share a genomic window:
- the lgt gene encoding prolipoprotein diacylglyceryl transferase, translating into MHAVLLQIGSVKIYSYGVFVAAGFLAALWVSGLEIARRGMDREKFYDMGFWVVLSAIAGARLFHVLVYWRQYAASPSEILKLWNGGLVFYGGFLAAMAACVVFLRRNRIPFLPVADASSIGIPLGLAFGRLGCTSAGCCFGKPTSLPWAITFTDPASLAPLHVPLHPTQLYEAAAGFAIFGFLFATRDRFKTTGMRFWTMIILYGVARSFLEIFRDDPRGFLGPFSESQLVSAVLIAYAAVSILRSRARTAPSTQ; encoded by the coding sequence ATGCACGCCGTCCTGCTGCAGATCGGTAGCGTCAAGATCTACTCCTACGGCGTCTTCGTCGCCGCCGGTTTCCTCGCCGCGTTGTGGGTTTCGGGGCTTGAGATCGCCCGGCGGGGGATGGACCGCGAGAAGTTCTACGACATGGGGTTCTGGGTGGTCCTGTCCGCCATCGCCGGGGCAAGGCTCTTCCACGTCCTGGTGTACTGGCGGCAGTACGCGGCGTCGCCTTCCGAGATCCTGAAGCTCTGGAACGGGGGGCTCGTCTTCTACGGCGGTTTCCTGGCGGCGATGGCGGCCTGCGTCGTCTTCCTGCGGCGGAACCGGATCCCGTTCCTGCCGGTCGCCGACGCCTCGTCGATCGGGATCCCGCTGGGGCTGGCGTTCGGGAGGCTGGGGTGCACGTCCGCCGGCTGCTGCTTCGGGAAGCCGACTTCGCTTCCGTGGGCGATCACCTTCACCGACCCGGCGTCGCTCGCCCCGCTCCACGTCCCGCTCCACCCGACGCAGCTCTACGAGGCGGCGGCCGGGTTCGCGATCTTCGGGTTCCTCTTCGCCACGCGGGACCGGTTCAAGACGACCGGGATGCGGTTCTGGACGATGATCATCCTGTACGGCGTCGCGCGGTCGTTCCTGGAGATCTTCCGCGACGACCCGCGCGGGTTCCTGGGGCCGTTCTCCGAGTCGCAGCTCGTCTCCGCGGTGCTGATCGCCTACGCGGCCGTCTCCATCCTCCGCTCCCGGGCGAGGACCGCCCCCTCCACACAGTAG
- the lspA gene encoding signal peptidase II translates to MPAVSAGLLAAADQASKIWTVRNLPLFEPMEIVPGWFELVHVRNTGVAFSLLSNLNPKWVHPMLILATVLAMAAVIAYIRLLPGRGTAPCGLGLILGGAIGNLIDRARLGYVVDFIDLQWRGHHWPTFNVADIGITVGVALLIADMIFWGKESDARRPAADR, encoded by the coding sequence GTGCCCGCCGTTTCGGCGGGGCTGCTCGCGGCCGCCGACCAGGCGAGCAAGATCTGGACGGTGCGGAACCTCCCCCTCTTCGAGCCGATGGAAATCGTCCCGGGCTGGTTCGAGCTCGTCCACGTCCGCAACACCGGGGTGGCGTTCAGCCTCCTTTCGAACCTGAATCCGAAGTGGGTCCACCCGATGCTGATCCTGGCGACCGTCCTCGCCATGGCGGCCGTGATCGCCTACATCCGGCTCCTCCCGGGGAGGGGGACCGCGCCGTGCGGCCTGGGGTTGATCCTCGGGGGGGCGATCGGGAACCTGATCGACCGGGCGCGGCTGGGGTACGTGGTCGACTTCATCGACCTGCAGTGGCGCGGGCACCACTGGCCCACGTTCAACGTGGCGGACATCGGGATCACCGTGGGCGTCGCCCTGCTGATCGCGGACATGATATTCTGGGGCAAGGAGAGCGATGCACGCCGTCCTGCTGCAGATCGGTAG